The nucleotide window TCAGATCTTAAAGCTAAGTCCGacaaatgaaacaaaaaaagtatggggggggcggggtagaATGAAATTACATTTCATATTTATAGCAATAATTATAAAACTAAACAAGGTCCTCAGTAGTGTACACACTATTCTTAGTTTACAGAAAGACGAAAAATAAGgaatattttcttttgtttaaCTTAAATGATACATCAAACCTCTCCCCACGACCCCTCCCCGTCTAAGTTGGGTCACGCCTCCAACTCTACCTCTACAGCAACAAGGAATTCTTCAAGTATAAGATTAGAGGACTTTACAGCTGATCTCAATGTACAGGTATGGTTAGTACCCAGCAGTGGAAACCCCCCTGTGACAGTCTCACAATGGTACGGACCTCCACTGGATCCTGGGGTTTCAGGACATTCCTTTCaagaggaagggggggcgggggactgAAAGAGCCACTGGGGCACACACAGCACGCCATTGgtgttaagagagagagagatggtctggTTACCACTGTAGGACAACAACTTGGAAAAGCGTGTCTGAAATGTCTGGAGAGTTCTTTGGAGGTGACGGGCTTTGGGATGTTTTGTGTGGAGTCCAGGAAGAGATATTCTCCCTGTGTGGGCGTTCATCTTCCTTCAGTTCTGCTCGTTCTCCTCAGTCTGGGCCTACCTTCttgctccacctctctctctctgctccctcatcgctctcttccctcctccgtctctcgcTCCCCTCGACTGACCTCAGCTCTCCACCATTCTCTCCTTGTCCAGGGCAGTCAGACCACATCTGGGCATCCAGGAAGAATCATAAAACAACACGAAGGAACAGATGAgtctgtgtactgtacacattcTTTATACTGTCAATCCTAGATGCTCAACTTTAATTATATAATAGAATATCACACGTACCAACGAAGCCTTTAAACCATAATACTGTCTATGATCTGTATATTTTTATACTgtaaacctgtctgtctgccttgatACTGtaaacctgtctctctgccttgaTACTgtaaacctgtctgtctgccttgatACTgtaaacctgtctgtctgccttgatACTGTAAACCTGCCAGTAAGCCTTTAGACAGATGCCTGACCTGCTCTCTGTTGGGTTGATACATCGTCGACTCCACTCAGAGGCTTCAGGAGACCGTTCTCATGGAAGGCTATAACGGGACCACGctggacctcctcctcctccccttcatcaggaggtgagaggctggggtCAGGAGGGAGCTCAATCACCTCCTCAAACTGTCCGTTCTCCctggagcggaggagagagagagagagagagagagagagagagagagagagagggagggagggagggagggagggagggagggagggagggagggagggagggagggagggagagagagagagagagagagggagggagggagaaagagagagagagagagggggagagagaggcttaaGGAGGAGGAAACGTGGGAGATGCAGAGGGTGGATGAGTCCCAGTTGGTTGTTCTGCTAACATCCAGATCacggtcctctctctcccccgtgtcTCCCTGCAGTCTCACCTGCTGTCACCAGAGGTCAGCACTGGCACGCTGCCAGGCGAGGGGGAaggctgggaggagctgtggcCGTTCCGGTCACCGTGCCCTggtccggccacgccccccacCGCCACCGAAGGACCCGGGGAGTCAGGCGTCGATGCTGGAGGCACGCAAAGAACTTTATTGTTCAGCAAAGAACTTTATTGTTCAGGAAATAACTTTATTGTTCAGCAAACACCTCTGGCCTCGCCTCAGGCTGCTACACCACAGCTGGTGTCTTACTCCATCTTTTACGCCTATATGTTCAGCATCTAACAGACAATTACCTGTGCTCTCTCCATTCCTGTGTGGGGTGGTCTTctagtgagggaggaagagacagaacaAGACTTTAACAATGTAAATGACCAGTGTAgtgatatgtgtgtgcatgtgtttgtatgtgtgtgtgtgtgtgtaccttctctGCCGGGTCTGAGCGGCGTGTTCTCTTCATGATCTCCTCCAGGCgctgtgtgttggagagagagagggatgaattcAGACCAGACAGCGGACCCctaaaagagagtgtgtgtgtgtacgtgtgtgtgtgtgttaccttcttcctctccaggcgctcagcctcctccttctggaagtgtttctctctctcctgcctcagtcgctcggcctcctctctctgacgagtctcctcctcctccctctgacacacacacacacacacacacattcatacacacgcgcgcacacagagaaacacactccCACAATTTGAGATTTTGAATAACAACAATACTAAGAGCTACACGCTCAAGACGTACAcccctaaagtgtgtgtgtgtgtgtgggggggggggggggtgtgagtggGCTTCTCAATCACTCGGACCTGTTtctgatgtctgtctgcctcctctttctcctgctgggctctctcctcctcctctcgtctctcctcctcctccctccttttcttctcctcctccgcctgccgctgagccccctcctctctcctcgcccGCTCCTCGGCCTTGCGGCGAGCCATCTCCTCCGTggccactctgaacacacacacacacacacacaggtgtggcagacagacagagacatacagaCGAGTAGATGGACAGAGGGGCGTTCGGACAGACAGGAGCCAGAAGCGCAGCTCACCTCTGGGCTTCCTCCTGCAGCctgcgctcctcctcctctctctccctctgctcgcGGGCCTGCCTCCGCTTCTCCGCTAGGATCCGGGTGGCCTCCTCCGCGTCCGTGGTCCCTGCGGAGGGCTTGTGGGCCGGAGGGCTGCCCACACActctacaggacacacacacacacaaaacgaccCTTGACATTTCACGCGTATAGCCGATTTCCACTTTCTCCTGAGACGTTGAGGTGAGGCGCTGTACAGAGTTTACCGTCAGGCTCCCCCACAGCTGCTAGCGCCACGCTAACTCACCGCCGGCTGCAGAGTCGGCGCCGGCTTTGTTCTGGCCCAGGGTGGGTGGCCGGGGTTGGGCAGGGCCATggccgggaggaggggggctctggAGCTCCTGCCCGCCCCCCTCAGAAGCAGGCGGGTCCTGGGGGCTGTCTGGGGTGGCCCTGGGGCGCAGGTTCCCCGGGTCCTCTCCGCCTGGAGACTTGAGCTGTTTGGGAGTAGGGGGGCGCCCCGACGACTTCTGggggggtctggagagagagaggaaggaaggaaggaaggagagggtgacGGACAAGCATGTATATATGATTGACAGGTGGGCGGGGATATTGTCAATAACTGTTGCTGATGTTTATTGACCAACTCCACTGACAGTCCTCTTGGTAATAGCGGACTACAACATGGGACTCTAAAAATGTCCGCATGCCATTTTAGTCCTCTTTTTCCTACCTGCCAGGTGAGGGCGCTGTGACCTTGCTCGGCAGGTTTCCCGGCGACTGGGATCTCTTTTTAAGGGGCAAGCTCAGAGTGGGAGCCAATGGGAGGGAGAGGTTGCTCCAGGACTTCCTGACAAAGTCGAGGTCCTTCTTCTgtcaaccagagagagagacagagagagaaagagagtgtacaGAGGCagttaaagagagggagaagtgggccaagatagagggaggagaggaggggaggggaggtgtcagAGAGAGATCGCGGAACAGCCACAGATAGCCAATAACAACAAGTCACTTCCTCTCCACCAAAACATCCACCAAAACAGAATGGCATTAGAGTAAACCCATTATTTGGGGGTATATACTGTGTGTAGGAGATACAGGACAGGGGTGGGTTTGGCTCTAAGTCCTTAATGACATAATCTGtctctcttatacacacacacacacacacgcacgcacgcacacgcagacaGATGGGACGCCGGGTCCAGTGTGCGTTTttcacactgacaaacacacactgacctatTGTGTCTGACTGCTATGGATTTcagctctcccacacacacgcactctccacacacacacagcccacctctcTGCTCTCTACACATCCACCACCAAACACTTCCTCAACACACGAGCGTCACACGACATCAGGGGGGGGTCGGCGGGCGACTCACCCCGGCGGCGGGGGCTCCGGTGGTCCTGCGGCGGACCGGGGCGTCCTTGGGGAGGCCGCGCTCTTGGCTCCGGCACAGcggcaggggctggaggggctgggcctGGATGGCCCTGAAGGACATGGAGCCTGTGGGGTGGCAGGAGGCTGAGCGAGGACAAACAGGCAGGGCTACAGTGACACGGTCAGGACCCcaccagggggggcaggggaatcAACATGGACGGacgggcggtggggggggggggtgtttttgGTTTTGTGTAGGTGTGATGGATTGGGTCGAggggaaaggatggagggaggaaaggaggaggcgatgaggaggagaggcgaggagaggcgaggagaggcgaggagaggcgaggagaggcgTGGAGAGGCGAGGACAGGCGTGGCGGGccgagaaggagggaaggagagagagaaagagagagagagaaacagaacgaTTGTTAGGAGCTTTGGTGTCAAATTCCAGCCGGTCAGGACACTGCAGCCATCACTGGACTTACAATACGGACGATCAATATGGTAGATATATTATACCTGGATTTGGAGTTAAACTGAGTCAAGCTAACAGTGTACACTCATAATAAAGTAGTCCACTAGATAACATTGTGAGTATGATATACTAAATATACTTCTAGAATCTCCAAATTATTATATTAACATTTAAGTGGGACATTGAATGGGGTGTCACTATTAAGTGGTCCCCCCCTACAACAAGGTCCAGTGATGGATGGTTCCTACTTCTCAGACATGATCAGGATTATCGACCTCGGACTCATCATATCAATCACCAAGAGCAAGGCCCACaccagaaagaaagagtgacagaGTTAGAGGCAGGAACACTTAGCATGCGACACAGCAAACCCAAAACCACAAGAAAGACTAAGACGAGAGACTCCACACGCAgtagtgcgtgtgagagagtttctgcagttgtttgtgtgtgtgtacgcatgttAAAACAGAGACTAGGTGCATAAGGACAGAATACGAATGAACCGCAATGTTACAGAGACAGAAACTCTCCCACTGCTAATTGGCTTTGTTGCCAGACGACAATTCAGTCAAATGTTGGGCACCCAATCTACCTCAGAGACACTGTTAAAcagcacagagaacacagaggagagagaagagaggagagacaagcagaAAGGAACCATCTGAAAACACCTCAGCTTCAAtgtggcaccacacacacacacagttgctgtAGTAACAGTGAGACAGGGCAGGGTGCCAATGGGGGAAACCTCTCTGAAAGAGTGGCTAGTTGgaactgtgtgtgggggtggctaGTGCCAGCAACAGGCTGGTGAGAGTCTCAGACAGGCTAAAGCTCTGGAGTCTGACCTCGTGTGATTAAGCTCTGAAACGGTCAACAGGCCTCAGTGAGGATGAAACTCTTGTTTGTGTCGGAGTCGAcgaggtgtgtttctgtggagtagtgtgtgtgtgtgtgtgtgtgcgtgtgttacctGCTCCTCCAGACTGTCTCAGCGCTGCAGTGACAGGAAgtcatagctgtgtgtgtgagtaagtgtgtgtgagtgtgtgtgtgtgttacctgcgtcTCCAGACAGACTCATGGCGCTGCGACTGCGGGCCAGGTAGGAGTGTGTGGGCTGCTGCAGGCGGTTGACCACTGTGTTCTCCCAGGGGCTCAATGGCATACGACGCTGGCctgacaccccaacacacacacacaattagcaTGGATAGACAAAAAGCTGGACAGTGACATTGCCCGAACACAGCAAACAAACCCTGTGGATTAACACAgtaaccatgacaacagagTGAAGCAGCCGGGAGGTGTGTTAGGACAGTGTTTCCCCACCCCAGCTGCGTGTTAGTGTCGCCTTGCAGTGATGTCATCAGCATGCGCCCCAACACATTCGGGGGAGAAAAGAGGTTCCACATGCGGAGGGAAAGCACAGAGCTCagagcacaaacaaacaaaccacccAACCACCGTTCCCGAAAACAACATGGAGGACAAAAGGGTTGAAGCGAGCTCCCTGCTTGTGCCACCCCCGGTCAGCCGGCCACATACATGCAGGGTGTGGGTAGCCGAAACACCATTCGCCTCGACCCTCATTTCCACGTAACTGATGGGTAAATTGAGTTTTTGGATAGGTTATCAAAGGGTTGAGAGGGATATGCATGAGCTAGGAAGAAGGTTCAGGCAGAACACTCCGTGAGTGGGTCCAGTGCACTTGCTTGCGTCAACACTGTACTGGCTGTGTTACAGGAGTCAGGTTGGAGCATGGCAGATCTCTGATCACACGGAGCGGCCCAAGCCTCTCTGAACGAGAGGCCGAGTCATTTGTAGATCTGCCGCAGCGTCTTGTTCAGAGAGAGCCCTGTCCGACAAGCATGTGCAGTCAGGGTTGAAAACCAAGCTGTTTGGAGCGAGGGAGCTTTGGGGGGCAGATACACCTGGGCTGGAATCTATTTCGAGGGGACGGGTCCTTGTCACGGGGACCTGAGCACCCAGACAGCCTCCCAGGCTGGGGAATAGAACGAGGCCGGACTCCTCTGGATTCATGTGGGTCGCTATGTGTGTTCgataatgtgtgcatgtgcgtgcaaGCGACTTGTGTCccttgggtgggtgggtgggtgggtgggtgggtgtgtgtggtgtgtgtgtagctgacaGTTGAAGTGAGCCTCTTTGCCctatgctctcctctcctcgtctgcaGAAAAGGCTGATAAACAGCAGACCGCTTCCAGCTAAACAAAAAGATTATCCTGCCATGGTGGGATTACTGAAAGGGGTCAGGACTTGGGGGGAAAACACCCCTCTTCCATACTGTACAGTTATGAGACCTCAGCTCCCCTgactcccccctgtcctcaatAGCTTCCAGCCCATGTTGTATTGACACTGCAGCGtctgtgggtaggtgtgtgtgtgtgtgtcacacagggGGATGTGACCCTTGTCTCCCAGAACCACCTGCGGCTCTGGCGTGGCTGGGCTTGCCCCAGGATGGGCGGGGCTTAGACTGAGGTCTGCTAACGAGGGGGGAAGACGCCGTCCGCTTCCGTAAGGCTGTGGGGGCAACGACAAACGGCAAGATGAACTTCAGGGGCAGCTTACATCAATGACTCtaaacacagcatgcacacgaCCGCACCACCACCTCGCTACTGCACATGGAATGGGGACAGCGTTCCCGAAAGAGAACCCATTCCATGTACGGACAGTTTACGTCATTACCACTTGATCACAACATCGAACATCACATGAGGAGGCCATGTGCGACCGACTTTACTTGGATGCAAGAAGAAAACGGAAGAAGGAGTCAAAAGGACAGACACAATCGATCACCATGTGCGTCTTTCAGCAGAACATCTATGTGAAGTTTTACttgcgtctgtctgtgtgtgtgtgtgtggtttaccTCGATGGTCTGGCGAGTGCAGGAGAGTGGCGGAGGAGTAGGAGAGGCGCTTGGTTATGATTGGGTCCGCGTGCTTGGACAGGTTCATGGTCGACACTGACCCTCCTGTCAGCAtctacaaacagacacacaaagataaATAAGACCATACACCAttgaagagatagagaaagagagagagagtgtgtgtgtggaagagagagagagagagagagagagagagacagagagagagagagagagagagagagagagagagagagagagaggagagagagagagagagagagagagagagagagagagagagagagagagagagagagaaagaaagaaagaaagaaagagagtaatAGTTCTACTCTACAAAACTACAAATAGTCAGTTAGGGTTAGTCATGGAAGGACTAGCGTTACATCGCTAGTGGTAAGACATGGCTAGATTTGAGGAGAGTGCACCTGCCCCAAACCAGAGGGTGGGGCGATAGGCAATACACATTCTCCATCTACCATACTTGTCCTCTGAGGGTAACATGCGCAAAACACAGAATCACACTCTCTGCCGTTAAAGGCTACTGCTAACAGTGCCATTCAAACAGGCCTACGtttgctaacatgctaacgcaccAGGCCGGTGTTGACACACAGtactctagctagcttgctaatgctagcttgctaacgcTAGCTGAAGGTGTATATTCACATTGGGTGCTCAAGCCGTATCTGCGATAGACACTGAAAGCaccctggaggtggtgctccagCCCGGCTAGGTCGAGCGGATAGAGGAAAGCCGACTCAACAAAACCTGGACCGtgagggggagaaaaaaaaaaacaacgagagatagagagaaagagagagaggggggggagggggtggagagagccaGATCAGGGTATGAGTCAGCATACAGTAGCAGGATGCGGCTGACCATTCGAACACacgatgcacgcacacacacaagactagaAAGAGAAGGCTAAAAGAAAATCTGTTAAACCCATCATTGGCACTTTAGCAAGGCAGAAGCCAAGAACAACATCTAAACAgaaaagtgtgtatgtgtttcccccaggcatgtgtatgtgtgtgtttccccccaggcatgtgtatgtttgtgtgtttaccccaggtgtgtgtgtgtgtgtttccccccaggcatgtgtatgtgtgtgtgtttcccctcaggtatgttgtgtgtgtgtttacctcaggtgtgtgtgtgtgtttacccccaggcatgtgtatgtttgtgtgtttccccATTaggtatgttggtgtgtgtgtttaccccccagatgtgtgtatgtgtgtgtgtttcccctcaggtatgttggtgtgtgtgtttaccccaggtgtgtgtatgtgtgtgtgtttcccctcaggtatgttggtgtgtgtgtttatccaaggtgtgtgtatgtgtgtgtgtttcccctcaggtatgttggtgtgtgtgtgtgtttaccccccaGGTGTGCTGGGTGTGTTAGCTTGCAGCGGCCCGCCCCAGGACCAGCGGTTGGGCTTCTGCTTGGCTCTCTGGCTCCTCTCTATGGTGCGGCGCATCACTGCCTCGTGGCGGGCctgcaaaaacacacaacaacaacatccataTCACAACTACACATTA belongs to Osmerus eperlanus chromosome 8, fOsmEpe2.1, whole genome shotgun sequence and includes:
- the map7b gene encoding LOW QUALITY PROTEIN: ensconsin (The sequence of the model RefSeq protein was modified relative to this genomic sequence to represent the inferred CDS: deleted 1 base in 1 codon), whose amino-acid sequence is MADQDGNDASPAESQALRESQWQEREERARQYYEKHLEERRRRLEEQRGKEERRRTAVEEKRRQTLEQEKARHEAVMRRTIERSQRAKQKPNRWSWGGPLQANTPSTPGGFVESAFLYPLDLAGLEHHLQGAFSVYRRYGLSTQYADRRSVSTMNLSKHADPIITKRLSYSSATLLHSPDHRALRKRTASSPLVSRPQSKPRPSWGKPSHARAAGQRRMPLSPWENTVVNRLQQPTHSYLARSRSAMSLSGDAALPVCPRSASCHPTGSMSFRAIQAQPLQPLPLCRSQERGLPKDAPVRRRTTGAPAAGKKDLDFVRKSWSNLSLPLAPTLSLPLKKRSQSPGNLPSKVTAPSPGRPPQKSSGRPPTPKQLKSPGGEDPGNLRPRATPDSPQDPPASEGGGQELQSPPPPGHGPAQPRPPTLGQNKAGADSAAGECVGSPPAHKPSAGTTDAEEATRILAEKRRQAREQREREEEERRLQEEAQRVATEEMARRKAEERARREEGAQRQAEEEKKRREEEERREEEERAQQEKEEADRHQKQREEEETRQREEAERLRQEREKHFQKEEAERLERKKRLEEIMKRTRRSDPAEKKTTPHRNGESTASTPDSPGPSVAVGGVAGPGHGDRNGHSSSQPSPSPGSVPVLTSGDSRENGQFEEVIELPPDPSLSPPDEGEEEEVQRGPVIAFHENGLLKPLSGVDDVSTQQRADVV